A genomic window from Carassius auratus strain Wakin chromosome 19, ASM336829v1, whole genome shotgun sequence includes:
- the LOC113119833 gene encoding uncharacterized protein LOC113119833 isoform X1 — protein MASVTVLFLILSVFPSQSDLHVLQWTHGCAAECHSNGSVIFLQGTDEYAYDGQNSKFTLSMDWIPLVPVSSLEKKCLETLTSFIDLQREERLIKESRPEVYFSVKASGSSEQQVLVCLPSVFNRKHVQMEIRHDQTPLPDERLNSSEIRPNTDGSFQLKKSPQILPSESSCYQCVVDEWILPEVAYLVDVGRLLGFVTLISLIVASVIVLTTYQLIKYIKHPKKQKTLKTPSHVKLLRQEKCSSLAPALNAASDDSLKVVLTEELHETQSLCEAEETPAAAPTAARGAIGSKNISLPDFAMEREDSDQKTVTRNTLLLPLQMYCRSQTISMPDLGNNWSFKQNIKN, from the exons ATGGCTTCAGTCACAGTTCTCTTCCTGATTTTATCTGTTTTCCCCTCTCAGAGTG ATCTTCATGTTCTTCAGTGGACACACGGCTGTGCAGCTGAATGTCACTCTAATGGTTCAGTAATATTTCTTCAAGGCACTGATGAATATGCCTATGATGGACAGAACTCGAAATTTACCCTCTCTATGGACTGGATACCTTTAGTTCCAGTTTCCAGCCTGGAGAAGAAATGTTTAGAGACATTAACCAGCTTCATTGACCTTCAACGAGAGGAAAGGTTAATCAAGGAAT CTCGTCCTGAAGTTTACTTCTCTGTAAAAGCATCTGGATCATCAGAGCAGCAGGTTCTGGTGTGTTTGCCCTCGGTCTTCAACCGTAAACATGTGCAGATGGAGATCAGACATGATCAGACGCCGTTACCTGATGAACGGCTGAACTCAAGTGAAATCAGACCAAACACAGATGGATCCTTTCAGCTGAAGAAGAGCCCGCAGATCCTGCCGTCTGAAAGTTCATGCTATCAGTGTGTGGTGGATGAATGGATTCTGCCAGAAGTTGCCTATTTAGTTGACG TCGGACGCCTGTTGGGCTTTGTAACTTTAATCAGTTTGATTGTTGCTTCCGTCATTGTTCTCACAACTTATCAactgatcaaatatattaaacatcCAA AGAAGCAGAAAACCCTGAAGACACCATCACACGTGAAACTGTTGA GACAAGAAAAGTGTTCAAGTTTGGCTCCAGCTTTAAATGCTGCATCAGATGACAGTCTGAAGGTGGTTCTGA CTGAGGAGCTTCATGAAACTCAAAGTCTTTGTGAAGCTGAAGAGACTCCAGCAGCAGCTCCTACAGCAGCTCGAG GGGCTATAGGCTCTAAAAACATCTCTCTGCCTGATTTTG ccaTGGAGAGAGAAGATTCAGATCAGAAAACTGTGACTAGGAATACACTCTTGTTACCACTGCAAA TGTACTGCAGATCCCAGACCATTTCAATGCCAGATCTTGGTAATAATTGGTcattcaaacaaaatataaaaaattaa
- the LOC113119833 gene encoding uncharacterized protein LOC113119833 isoform X2, translated as MASVTVLFLILSVFPSQSDLHVLQWTHGCAAECHSNGSVIFLQGTDEYAYDGQNSKFTLSMDWIPLVPVSSLEKKCLETLTSFIDLQREERLIKESRPEVYFSVKASGSSEQQVLVCLPSVFNRKHVQMEIRHDQTPLPDERLNSSEIRPNTDGSFQLKKSPQILPSESSCYQCVVDEWILPEVAYLVDVGRLLGFVTLISLIVASVIVLTTYQLIKYIKHPKKQKTLKTPSHVKLLRQEKCSSLAPALNAASDDSLKVVLTEELHETQSLCEAEETPAAAPTAARGAIGSKNISLPDFAMEREDSDQKTVTRNTLLLPLQMYCRSQTISMPDLALERKNNSDSS; from the exons ATGGCTTCAGTCACAGTTCTCTTCCTGATTTTATCTGTTTTCCCCTCTCAGAGTG ATCTTCATGTTCTTCAGTGGACACACGGCTGTGCAGCTGAATGTCACTCTAATGGTTCAGTAATATTTCTTCAAGGCACTGATGAATATGCCTATGATGGACAGAACTCGAAATTTACCCTCTCTATGGACTGGATACCTTTAGTTCCAGTTTCCAGCCTGGAGAAGAAATGTTTAGAGACATTAACCAGCTTCATTGACCTTCAACGAGAGGAAAGGTTAATCAAGGAAT CTCGTCCTGAAGTTTACTTCTCTGTAAAAGCATCTGGATCATCAGAGCAGCAGGTTCTGGTGTGTTTGCCCTCGGTCTTCAACCGTAAACATGTGCAGATGGAGATCAGACATGATCAGACGCCGTTACCTGATGAACGGCTGAACTCAAGTGAAATCAGACCAAACACAGATGGATCCTTTCAGCTGAAGAAGAGCCCGCAGATCCTGCCGTCTGAAAGTTCATGCTATCAGTGTGTGGTGGATGAATGGATTCTGCCAGAAGTTGCCTATTTAGTTGACG TCGGACGCCTGTTGGGCTTTGTAACTTTAATCAGTTTGATTGTTGCTTCCGTCATTGTTCTCACAACTTATCAactgatcaaatatattaaacatcCAA AGAAGCAGAAAACCCTGAAGACACCATCACACGTGAAACTGTTGA GACAAGAAAAGTGTTCAAGTTTGGCTCCAGCTTTAAATGCTGCATCAGATGACAGTCTGAAGGTGGTTCTGA CTGAGGAGCTTCATGAAACTCAAAGTCTTTGTGAAGCTGAAGAGACTCCAGCAGCAGCTCCTACAGCAGCTCGAG GGGCTATAGGCTCTAAAAACATCTCTCTGCCTGATTTTG ccaTGGAGAGAGAAGATTCAGATCAGAAAACTGTGACTAGGAATACACTCTTGTTACCACTGCAAA TGTACTGCAGATCCCAGACCATTTCAATGCCAGATCTTG CTCTTGAAAGAAAGAACAACAGTGACTCCAGCTAG
- the LOC113119833 gene encoding uncharacterized protein LOC113119833 isoform X3, with protein sequence MASVTVLFLILSVFPSQSDLHVLQWTHGCAAECHSNGSVIFLQGTDEYAYDGQNSKFTLSMDWIPLVPVSSLEKKCLETLTSFIDLQREERLIKESRPEVYFSVKASGSSEQQVLVCLPSVFNRKHVQMEIRHDQTPLPDERLNSSEIRPNTDGSFQLKKSPQILPSESSCYQCVVDEWILPEVAYLVDEKQKTLKTPSHVKLLRQEKCSSLAPALNAASDDSLKVVLTEELHETQSLCEAEETPAAAPTAARGAIGSKNISLPDFAMEREDSDQKTVTRNTLLLPLQMYCRSQTISMPDLGNNWSFKQNIKN encoded by the exons ATGGCTTCAGTCACAGTTCTCTTCCTGATTTTATCTGTTTTCCCCTCTCAGAGTG ATCTTCATGTTCTTCAGTGGACACACGGCTGTGCAGCTGAATGTCACTCTAATGGTTCAGTAATATTTCTTCAAGGCACTGATGAATATGCCTATGATGGACAGAACTCGAAATTTACCCTCTCTATGGACTGGATACCTTTAGTTCCAGTTTCCAGCCTGGAGAAGAAATGTTTAGAGACATTAACCAGCTTCATTGACCTTCAACGAGAGGAAAGGTTAATCAAGGAAT CTCGTCCTGAAGTTTACTTCTCTGTAAAAGCATCTGGATCATCAGAGCAGCAGGTTCTGGTGTGTTTGCCCTCGGTCTTCAACCGTAAACATGTGCAGATGGAGATCAGACATGATCAGACGCCGTTACCTGATGAACGGCTGAACTCAAGTGAAATCAGACCAAACACAGATGGATCCTTTCAGCTGAAGAAGAGCCCGCAGATCCTGCCGTCTGAAAGTTCATGCTATCAGTGTGTGGTGGATGAATGGATTCTGCCAGAAGTTGCCTATTTAGTTGACG AGAAGCAGAAAACCCTGAAGACACCATCACACGTGAAACTGTTGA GACAAGAAAAGTGTTCAAGTTTGGCTCCAGCTTTAAATGCTGCATCAGATGACAGTCTGAAGGTGGTTCTGA CTGAGGAGCTTCATGAAACTCAAAGTCTTTGTGAAGCTGAAGAGACTCCAGCAGCAGCTCCTACAGCAGCTCGAG GGGCTATAGGCTCTAAAAACATCTCTCTGCCTGATTTTG ccaTGGAGAGAGAAGATTCAGATCAGAAAACTGTGACTAGGAATACACTCTTGTTACCACTGCAAA TGTACTGCAGATCCCAGACCATTTCAATGCCAGATCTTGGTAATAATTGGTcattcaaacaaaatataaaaaattaa
- the LOC113119836 gene encoding E3 ubiquitin-protein ligase RNF5-like, with product MEAAEQQRSSSDGAAARGAGVPGSGGGAGSGEGAEGERDRDRATFECNICLDTAKDAVISLCGHLFCWPCLHQWLETRPSRQQCPVCKAGISRDKVIPLYGRGSTTQEDPRLKTPPRPQGQRTEPESRGVFQGFGDTGFHMSFGIGAFPFGFFTTVFNTNDPFQRRDPHYGGDLQADGIPNNGNNWQDSLFLFLAIIFFFWLLSV from the exons ATGGAGGCCGCAGAGCAGCAACGGAGCTCGAGTGACGGCGCGGCCGCCAGAGGAGCGGGAGTCCCGGGCAGCGGAGGCGGGGCAGGGTCGGGGGAAGGCGCGGAAGGCGAGAGGGACAGAGATCGAGCCACCTTCGAGTGCAACATCTGCCTGGACACCGCGAAAGACGCGGTCATCAGCCTCTGCGGACATCTGTTCTG CTGGCCATGTCTTCATCAG TGGCTGGAGACGCGTCCCAGCAGACAGCAGTGTCCCGTGTGTAAAGCAGGAATCAGTCGAGATAAAGTCATCCCTCTGTACGGCCGCGGCAGCACCACCCAGGAAGACCCCAG ATTGAAAACCCCACCTCGACCCCAGGGTCAGCGGACAGAACCAGAGAGCAGAGGA GTGTTTCAGGGTTTTGGTGACACAGGGTTTCACATGTCTTTTGGAATCGGGGCTTTTCCGTTTGGCTTTTTCACCACAGTCTTTAACACCAACGACCCTTTTCAAAGACGAG ATCCTCATTACGGAGGAGATCTTCAAGCCGACGGCATCCCCAACAACGGCAACAACTGGCAGGACtcgctcttcctcttcctggccatcatcttcttcttctggCTGCTGAGCGTGTGA